A genomic window from Brassica oleracea var. oleracea cultivar TO1000 chromosome C8, BOL, whole genome shotgun sequence includes:
- the LOC106308628 gene encoding uncharacterized protein LOC106308628, with protein MRNVVSRYKNKGLAKMVCAAAFSYRRKDFNDHFGKLRQVNGACVKYLEDIGNAKWTRTYFPGNRYNLLTSNVAEQLNNALRKARPSPIIELFMFIQRMLTRWFSARRKKSAKHRGVVTPEVEAVMQTHIKLTKDSKISNITSRSYQVKGVFGHNNTVSLEKKVQCTCQVFQHLKIPFGHALLAADSIGLRHGQLFGDCYKTQSWRDTYSGAIYPEAPLGDQDTSTAIESLALQPPKTRRPSGHPKENQIPSTGEIQVTKHRFLLPFFTSFQN; from the coding sequence ATGCGGAACGTTGTCTCCCGTTACAAGAACAAAGGGTTGGCCAAGATGGTGTGCGCAGCTGCCTTCTCTTATAGACGTAAAGATTTCAATGACCACTTCGGAAAACTCAGGCAAGTGAATGGGGCCTGTGTAAAATACCTTGAAGACATCGGGAATGCCAAGTGGACGAGAACATATTTCCCAGGGAACCGATACAACCTCCTCACTAGCAACGTTGCCGAGCAGCTCAACAATGCATTACGCAAAGCGAGGCCTTCACCAATTATTGAGCTCTTCATGTTCATCCAAAGAATGTTGACCCGTTGGTTCTCAGCCAGGAGAAAAAAATCAGCAAAACACAGGGGAGTTGTAACACCAGAGGTAGAGGCTGTTATGCAGACACACATCAAGCTTACAAAAGACAGCAAAATATCTAACATTACTAGCCGGAGCTATCAAGTGAAAGGGGTCTTTGGACACAACAACACTGTTTCGCTTGAGAAGAAAGTGCAATGCACCTGCCAGGTTTTCCAACACCTCAAAATCCCTTTCGGCCACGCATTGTTAGCGGCCGATTCGATTGGTCTCCGACATGGCCAACTATTTGGAGACTGCTACAAAACACAATCATGGAGAGATACCTACTCTGGTGCCATCTACCCGGAGGCACCTTTAGGGGACCAGGATACATCTACTGCCATCGAAAGTCTGGCCTTGCAGCCTCCAAAGACCCGTCGCCCCTCTGGCCATCCCAAAGAAAACCAAATCCCTTCAACCGGAGAAATACAGGTTACAAAACACCGCTTTCTTCTGCCATTTTTTACTTCTTTCCAAAACTAA